A portion of the Streptomyces sp. NBC_01335 genome contains these proteins:
- a CDS encoding RNA polymerase sigma factor SigF has translation MSVDQGSSKVLTLTKSAPAPAVLTSSSEAIDTRTLSRSLFLRLAALGPEGTDSPERAYVRDTLIELNLPLVRYAAARFRSRNEPMEDIVQVGTIGLIKAIDRFDCERGVEFPTFAMPTVVGEIKRFFRDTSWSVRVPRRLQELRLALTKTSDELAQRLDRSPTVPELAKALGVSEEDVVDGLAVGNAYTASSLDSPSPEDDGGEGSLADRLGYEDTALEGVEYRESLKPLLAKLAPRERQIIMLRFFANMTQSQIGEEVGISQMHVSRLLTRTLAQLREGLITD, from the coding sequence ATGTCCGTAGACCAGGGCAGCTCGAAGGTGCTCACGCTCACGAAGAGCGCGCCCGCGCCTGCCGTGCTCACCAGCTCGTCGGAAGCCATCGACACCCGTACGCTGTCCCGCTCCCTGTTCCTGCGGCTCGCCGCACTCGGTCCCGAGGGAACGGACAGCCCGGAGCGGGCCTACGTACGCGACACACTCATCGAGCTCAACCTCCCGCTGGTGCGGTACGCGGCGGCGCGGTTCCGCAGCCGCAACGAACCGATGGAGGACATCGTCCAGGTCGGCACCATCGGCCTGATCAAGGCGATCGACCGGTTCGACTGCGAACGGGGGGTGGAGTTCCCGACGTTCGCCATGCCGACCGTCGTGGGCGAGATCAAGCGGTTCTTCCGTGACACCTCGTGGTCCGTGCGGGTCCCCCGCCGGCTCCAGGAGCTGCGCCTGGCGCTCACCAAGACCAGCGACGAACTGGCGCAGCGGCTCGACCGCTCGCCGACCGTACCGGAGCTGGCCAAGGCGCTCGGTGTCTCCGAGGAGGACGTCGTCGACGGGCTCGCCGTCGGCAACGCCTACACGGCCTCCTCGCTCGACTCCCCGTCCCCCGAGGACGACGGCGGCGAGGGCTCCCTCGCGGACCGCCTGGGGTACGAGGACACCGCGCTGGAGGGGGTCGAGTACCGCGAGTCCCTGAAGCCGCTGCTGGCCAAGCTCGCTCCCCGCGAGCGGCAGATCATCATGCTGCGGTTCTTCGCCAACATGACCCAGTCGCAGATCGGCGAGGAGGTCGGCATCTCGCAGATGCACGTCTCCCGCCTGCTGACCCGTACGCTCGCGCAGCTGCGCGAGGGGCTCATCACCGACTGA
- a CDS encoding TetR/AcrR family transcriptional regulator produces MVSAADPAPEPAPEAADASPPVRTADASLPAARSSVWLVRRPASRTRRSEGSPAGLDRDRITAATVRLLDAEGLAKFSMRRLAAELDVTAMSLYWYVDTKDDLLELALDSVYGEIPAPRQDAPWADRLRELACEYRALLVRHVWASSLAGSFLNIGPHSLLFTRAVQDVIRATGLPLRRQTGALAAVFQFVYGFGTIEGDLRRRSAAAGVSQDEYFRQAMTAYRSEPSIKQVVDVSQDLMDARGGDTVEEMRERDFTFALDLLIAGIEAMRDRTA; encoded by the coding sequence ATGGTGTCCGCGGCCGACCCCGCGCCGGAGCCCGCACCGGAGGCGGCCGACGCGTCCCCACCGGTCCGTACGGCCGACGCGTCCTTGCCGGCCGCACGGTCCAGCGTGTGGCTGGTCCGCCGCCCGGCCTCGCGCACCCGCAGGTCGGAGGGGTCGCCCGCCGGTCTCGACCGCGACCGGATCACCGCCGCGACGGTCCGGCTGCTGGACGCGGAGGGCCTCGCGAAGTTCTCCATGCGCCGTCTGGCCGCCGAACTCGACGTCACCGCGATGTCCCTCTACTGGTACGTCGACACCAAGGACGACCTGCTGGAGCTCGCCCTCGACTCCGTCTACGGCGAGATCCCGGCGCCCCGCCAGGACGCCCCCTGGGCCGACCGGCTGCGCGAACTCGCGTGCGAGTACCGGGCGTTGCTGGTACGCCACGTATGGGCCTCGTCGCTCGCCGGGAGCTTCCTCAACATCGGCCCGCACTCGCTGCTCTTCACCCGCGCCGTCCAGGACGTGATCCGGGCGACCGGCCTCCCGCTGCGCCGGCAGACCGGAGCGCTCGCGGCGGTGTTCCAGTTCGTGTACGGGTTCGGCACCATCGAGGGCGATCTCCGCAGGCGCTCCGCCGCCGCCGGGGTCAGCCAGGACGAGTACTTCCGGCAGGCGATGACCGCGTACCGCTCCGAGCCGAGCATCAAGCAGGTCGTGGACGTCTCGCAGGACCTGATGGACGCGCGCGGCGGCGACACCGTCGAGGAGATGCGTGAGCGGGACTTCACCTTCGCGCTCGACCTGCTGATCGCGGGCATCGAGGCGATGCGGGACCGCACTGCCTGA
- a CDS encoding NAD(P)-dependent oxidoreductase, producing MPDPGLLTRARLLTAPDLAPAVRDGLAEITGRPWTAYPEPVASGRPVGGPVGGPVVYVGATRPAGLPEEDLLWFHSVNAGTDALLAPGPWPAGTLLTRTVGRMGARIAQYVLAWVLAECQSVPEFAEMHAREEWRRMPSELAAGQTALVHGTGRIGSAVASRLRACGLRTVGVARTVPAVPPTGFDRVVPAGGDAEREALGEARWVVAALPLTPATENYFGAERFGYVRGASFVNVGRGATVDLAALGGALRAGAVRRAVLDVLPSEPAAPGDPCWLLPRTVVTSHSAGITADEDILTDFAACWAQLRAGRQPELTVDVRRGY from the coding sequence CTGCCCGACCCCGGCCTCCTCACCCGTGCCCGGCTGCTCACCGCCCCCGACCTCGCACCGGCGGTGCGCGACGGGCTGGCGGAGATCACCGGCCGCCCCTGGACCGCGTACCCGGAGCCGGTGGCCTCCGGCCGGCCGGTCGGTGGGCCGGTCGGTGGGCCGGTCGTCTACGTCGGGGCAACGCGTCCGGCGGGCCTGCCGGAGGAGGACCTGCTCTGGTTCCACAGCGTCAACGCCGGTACGGACGCGCTGCTCGCCCCCGGCCCCTGGCCCGCCGGGACGCTGCTGACCCGGACGGTCGGCCGGATGGGCGCGCGGATCGCGCAGTACGTCCTCGCCTGGGTGCTGGCCGAGTGCCAGTCCGTACCGGAGTTCGCCGAGATGCACGCGCGCGAGGAGTGGCGGCGCATGCCGTCCGAACTCGCCGCCGGGCAGACCGCCCTGGTCCACGGCACCGGCCGGATCGGTTCGGCGGTGGCCTCGCGCCTGCGCGCCTGCGGGCTGCGGACGGTCGGGGTGGCCCGGACCGTGCCCGCCGTCCCGCCGACCGGCTTCGACCGGGTGGTGCCGGCCGGCGGGGACGCGGAGCGGGAGGCGCTCGGCGAGGCGCGCTGGGTCGTCGCCGCGCTGCCGCTCACCCCCGCCACGGAGAACTACTTCGGAGCGGAGCGCTTCGGGTACGTACGGGGAGCCTCGTTCGTCAACGTGGGGCGCGGAGCGACGGTGGACCTGGCGGCGCTGGGCGGGGCGCTGCGGGCAGGGGCCGTACGGCGTGCGGTGCTGGACGTGCTGCCGTCCGAACCGGCCGCTCCCGGCGACCCGTGCTGGCTGCTGCCGCGCACGGTCGTCACCTCGCACTCGGCGGGGATCACGGCCGACGAGGACATCCTCACCGACTTCGCCGCCTGCTGGGCGCAGTTGCGCGCGGGACGGCAACCGGAGCTGACCGTGGACGTGCGGCGCGGTTACTGA
- a CDS encoding YceI family protein codes for MGLRAQVRTRDGWAVQHAIVTVTDMTGNQILRATADEDGATRTDEPLPAGAYTVIVTAVGYAPAASTALVTASGRIEAGTVVLARQGGVELPPPGDWSLDPAHSSVAASAQHLGISSVRGRFTEFSGRIVIAEDIARSRVDAVMDAASIDTGNGMRDKHLRSADFLDVERFPELVYSSNGLIPAGPDRWTVQGELTMRGIARPVDLDLTYLGTGPDPWGGVRAAFRATAELRRDDFAMNYNQVVKAGISAIGTTLRVELDIQAVQGDSLPS; via the coding sequence ATGGGACTTCGCGCACAGGTACGGACGCGGGACGGCTGGGCGGTCCAGCACGCGATCGTCACGGTCACCGACATGACCGGCAACCAGATACTGCGCGCCACCGCCGACGAGGACGGGGCGACCCGCACGGACGAACCGCTGCCCGCCGGCGCGTACACGGTGATCGTGACCGCCGTCGGTTACGCGCCCGCCGCCTCCACCGCCCTCGTCACGGCCAGCGGCCGCATCGAGGCCGGCACCGTGGTCCTGGCCCGCCAGGGCGGCGTGGAACTCCCGCCGCCCGGCGACTGGTCGCTGGACCCCGCGCACAGCTCGGTGGCCGCCTCCGCGCAGCACCTGGGCATCTCCAGCGTGCGGGGCCGCTTCACCGAGTTCAGCGGCCGGATCGTGATCGCCGAGGACATCGCCCGCTCCCGGGTGGACGCCGTCATGGACGCGGCCAGCATCGACACCGGCAACGGCATGCGCGACAAGCACCTGCGGTCGGCGGACTTCCTCGACGTGGAGCGGTTCCCCGAGCTGGTGTACAGCTCCAACGGGCTGATCCCGGCCGGCCCGGACCGCTGGACCGTGCAGGGCGAGCTGACGATGCGGGGCATCGCCCGCCCCGTCGACCTCGACCTCACCTACCTCGGCACCGGCCCCGACCCGTGGGGCGGCGTCCGGGCGGCGTTCCGCGCCACGGCCGAGCTGCGCCGCGACGACTTCGCGATGAACTACAACCAGGTCGTGAAGGCGGGCATCTCCGCCATCGGCACGACGCTCCGCGTGGAACTGGACATCCAGGCGGTGCAGGGGGACTCGCTGCCCTCCTGA
- a CDS encoding PPOX class F420-dependent oxidoreductase, with protein sequence MAPHIATNTSADRDELLEFVRPRHRALLITARSDGRPQASPLTCGVDDSGRIVVSTYPERAKTRNAKRNDQVSVVVLSDDWNGPWVQIDGTAEVIDTPDSVEPLVEYFRTISGEHPDWDEYRAAMVKQGKSIIRITPERWGPIATGGFPARLVTDTDA encoded by the coding sequence ATGGCTCCCCACATCGCGACCAACACCAGCGCCGACCGTGACGAGTTGCTGGAGTTCGTCCGGCCCCGCCACCGGGCGCTGCTCATCACCGCCCGGTCCGACGGCCGCCCCCAGGCCTCCCCGCTGACCTGCGGGGTCGACGACTCCGGCCGGATCGTCGTCTCCACCTATCCGGAGCGCGCCAAGACCCGCAACGCCAAGCGGAACGACCAGGTCAGCGTGGTCGTCCTCTCCGACGACTGGAACGGCCCCTGGGTGCAGATCGACGGCACCGCCGAGGTCATCGACACACCCGACTCGGTCGAGCCGCTCGTGGAGTACTTCCGCACCATCTCCGGCGAGCACCCGGACTGGGACGAGTACCGGGCCGCCATGGTCAAGCAGGGCAAGTCGATCATCCGGATCACCCCGGAGCGCTGGGGGCCGATCGCCACCGGCGGCTTCCCCGCCCGGCTCGTGACCGACACCGACGCCTGA
- a CDS encoding MFS transporter, translating to MATTTPTGVRGGHAKHGGSEAPAGTPMTHREIMEALTGLLLGMFVAILSSTVVSNALPHIISDLGGGQSAYTWVVTASLLAMTATTPIWGKLSDLFSKKLLVQIALIIYVLGSCAAGLSTSSGMLIVFRVVQGIGVGGLSALAQVVLAAMISPRERGRYSGYLGAVFAVATVGGPLLGGVITDTSWMGWRWCFYVGVPFAIIALFVLQKTLKLPVVKRDVKVDWTGAFFISAGVSLLLLWVTFAGDKYAWGSWQTVVMLLGVVALIGAFVFTESKAREPIIPLRLFRNRTITLASVASLFVGVAMFAGTVFFSQYFQLARGKSPTMSGVMTIPMITGLFLSSTISGQVITRTGRWKYWLVSGGVLVTAGLGLLGTIRYDTTYWHVAIFMFLVGAGVGMMMQNLVLAAQNQVAPQDLGAASSVVTFFRSLGGAIGVSALGAVMANRVTHYVTDGLSDLGVRSTGGTGGGIPDLATLPAPMRAVVEAAYGHGVGDVFLFAAPCALLAFLFAIFIKEVALRTNAGGEAAPAPADAVPAAAVAAPAAAPASQAETVASPAVAAPAVTPTEAPVIQGTPVRGVVRGADGAPVARAAVTLISLGGRQLGRSVAQEDGSYVLDAPGNGSYVLIASADGCQPQASTVVVGDEPLAYDILLSGTSGLAGTVRAAEAGTPIQGAMVIVTDVRGDVLATGTSGETGDFTFGELVPGTVTLAVNAAGYRPLALPVEIAGTGVTRVEAALQAGALVQGTVRAGSAGNALGDARVTLIDAAGNVVATSTTGADGAYAFTDLDAGEYSVVATGYPPVASTVTVAGHGIDGHDIELVHPGE from the coding sequence ATGGCTACGACCACACCAACCGGTGTGCGGGGCGGCCACGCCAAGCACGGGGGCTCAGAAGCTCCCGCCGGCACGCCGATGACTCACCGGGAGATCATGGAGGCCCTGACCGGGCTTCTGCTCGGCATGTTCGTCGCGATCCTGTCGTCGACGGTCGTCTCCAACGCCCTCCCCCACATCATCTCCGACCTCGGCGGCGGCCAGAGCGCCTACACCTGGGTGGTCACGGCCTCCCTGCTGGCGATGACCGCGACCACCCCGATCTGGGGCAAGCTCTCGGACCTCTTCTCCAAGAAGCTGCTCGTCCAGATAGCCCTGATCATCTACGTGCTGGGCTCCTGCGCGGCGGGTCTCTCGACCAGCTCCGGGATGCTGATCGTCTTCCGTGTGGTCCAGGGCATCGGCGTCGGCGGTCTCTCCGCCCTCGCCCAGGTCGTCCTCGCCGCGATGATCTCCCCGCGTGAGCGCGGCCGGTACAGCGGTTACCTCGGCGCGGTCTTCGCCGTCGCCACCGTGGGCGGTCCGCTGCTCGGCGGTGTCATCACCGACACCAGCTGGATGGGCTGGCGCTGGTGCTTCTACGTGGGTGTGCCGTTCGCGATCATCGCCCTCTTCGTGCTGCAGAAGACCCTGAAGCTCCCGGTCGTCAAGCGTGACGTCAAGGTCGACTGGACCGGCGCGTTCTTCATCAGCGCGGGCGTCTCGCTGCTGCTGCTCTGGGTGACCTTCGCCGGCGACAAGTACGCCTGGGGTTCCTGGCAGACCGTCGTGATGCTGCTGGGCGTCGTGGCCCTCATCGGCGCGTTCGTCTTCACGGAGTCGAAGGCCCGCGAGCCGATCATCCCGCTGCGGCTCTTCCGCAACCGGACGATCACGCTGGCCTCGGTGGCCTCGCTCTTCGTCGGTGTCGCGATGTTCGCGGGGACCGTCTTCTTCAGCCAGTACTTCCAGCTGGCGCGCGGCAAGTCGCCGACGATGTCCGGCGTCATGACGATCCCGATGATCACGGGTCTCTTCCTCTCCTCGACCATCTCCGGTCAGGTCATCACGCGCACCGGCCGCTGGAAGTACTGGCTGGTCTCCGGTGGCGTCCTGGTCACCGCGGGTCTCGGCCTGCTGGGCACGATCCGGTACGACACGACGTACTGGCACGTCGCGATCTTCATGTTCCTCGTCGGTGCCGGCGTCGGCATGATGATGCAGAACCTGGTCCTCGCCGCACAGAACCAGGTCGCTCCCCAGGACCTCGGCGCGGCCAGCTCCGTGGTCACGTTCTTCCGTTCGCTCGGTGGCGCCATCGGCGTCTCGGCGCTCGGCGCCGTCATGGCCAACCGCGTCACCCACTACGTGACGGACGGCCTGTCGGACCTCGGTGTCAGGAGCACCGGCGGCACCGGCGGCGGCATCCCGGACCTGGCGACGCTGCCCGCCCCGATGCGTGCGGTCGTCGAGGCCGCGTACGGCCACGGCGTCGGTGACGTCTTCCTGTTCGCCGCCCCGTGCGCCCTGCTCGCCTTCCTCTTCGCGATCTTCATCAAGGAGGTCGCGCTCCGGACGAACGCCGGCGGCGAGGCCGCCCCGGCTCCGGCGGACGCCGTCCCGGCCGCCGCCGTCGCCGCTCCGGCCGCCGCCCCGGCCTCCCAGGCCGAGACCGTCGCCTCCCCCGCGGTCGCCGCTCCGGCGGTCACCCCGACCGAGGCGCCCGTCATCCAGGGCACCCCGGTGCGCGGTGTGGTGCGCGGTGCGGACGGTGCTCCCGTCGCCCGGGCCGCCGTCACGCTGATCTCGCTCGGCGGCCGTCAGCTGGGCCGTTCGGTGGCCCAGGAGGACGGTTCGTACGTCCTCGACGCCCCCGGCAACGGCAGTTACGTGCTGATCGCGTCCGCCGACGGCTGCCAGCCGCAGGCGTCCACGGTCGTCGTCGGTGACGAGCCGCTCGCGTACGACATCCTGCTCTCCGGCACCAGCGGACTGGCCGGTACGGTCCGCGCCGCCGAGGCCGGCACCCCGATCCAGGGCGCCATGGTCATCGTGACCGACGTGCGCGGCGACGTGCTCGCCACCGGCACCTCCGGCGAGACCGGCGACTTCACCTTCGGTGAGCTGGTCCCCGGCACGGTGACGCTCGCGGTGAACGCGGCGGGCTACCGCCCGCTGGCCCTCCCGGTGGAGATCGCCGGCACGGGTGTCACCCGGGTCGAGGCCGCCCTTCAGGCGGGCGCCCTGGTCCAGGGCACGGTGCGCGCGGGTTCCGCGGGCAACGCCCTCGGGGACGCCCGCGTCACCCTGATCGACGCGGCGGGCAACGTCGTCGCCACCTCCACGACCGGTGCGGACGGCGCGTACGCCTTCACCGATCTGGACGCCGGTGAGTACTCCGTCGTCGCGACCGGCTACCCGCCGGTGGCGAGCACCGTGACCGTCGCCGGTCACGGGATCGACGGACACGACATCGAACTCGTCCACCCCGGCGAGTGA
- a CDS encoding MarR family winged helix-turn-helix transcriptional regulator: MAARSQYEELARHLSAVGVVKRGLSRALPADCPGGSAAVLTLLAQHGEMRISRLAELLSVDMSVSSRHVAHVAERGWIERFPDPSDKRSRILRLTSSGHDVLVDLSRRSTEVFAHNLADWSDDEVGQLVTLLARLCGSFAARTPSACTPGRHTDDCRARLTGPSVPKGSEPDEKPAEGLVPATDA, translated from the coding sequence GTGGCCGCACGGAGTCAGTACGAAGAACTGGCCCGGCACCTCAGCGCGGTGGGCGTCGTGAAGCGGGGACTCTCCCGCGCACTGCCCGCCGACTGCCCGGGCGGCTCGGCCGCGGTGCTCACGCTCCTCGCCCAGCACGGCGAGATGCGCATCAGCCGGCTCGCCGAGCTGCTCTCCGTGGACATGTCCGTGAGCAGCCGACACGTCGCCCACGTGGCGGAACGCGGCTGGATAGAGCGGTTTCCCGACCCCTCGGACAAGCGCTCCCGCATCTTGCGGCTGACCTCCTCCGGACACGACGTGCTTGTCGACCTCAGCCGTCGGAGCACGGAAGTGTTCGCGCACAACCTCGCGGACTGGTCCGACGACGAAGTCGGACAACTCGTCACGTTGCTGGCACGGCTCTGCGGCAGCTTCGCCGCCCGCACGCCCAGTGCGTGCACCCCCGGACGGCACACCGACGACTGTCGCGCGCGGCTCACCGGACCCAGCGTCCCAAAGGGTTCCGAACCGGACGAGAAGCCCGCGGAAGGGCTCGTTCCGGCCACGGACGCCTGA